One genomic segment of Streptomyces caniferus includes these proteins:
- a CDS encoding oxygenase MpaB family protein, whose product MASAELPGPDSLLRRTLGEWRIGLVAWRLLVLQTADPAVAAGMAHFSTYRAHPWRRIEHTMDSGRRLFFSDREGLRREVARLERTHRRLVGTDEQGRPFTALDPAVRVWVLVTLYECMTAMRELSGRPLAAAELEQMYGEFRAVCDEFGLSGDLLPATAADVPAYVDRTIRERLEYSEPVRYLLFDMLREAPAPRRLGRLKPAWPLMRTVAARTIGALTVADLPEAFRERFGLRRTRRAALLSFVLHRGMRVLTNVLPEHRRYRTPPAGNSSAPRPSTAATDRPSPPEASPVRIPGPRRRRGADSRPARLRTFFHQVLDQTGDGRISSADLQAMAHNVCWPLELGPEREARVYAAFETWWQHLRKGMDADGDGEVSCEEFVTAMLTGIDAGPGYLEQGLHVAVRAIFHAADADGSGHLCADEYRTIFGGSRVHPAELNHGFRQLDHDGDGRITEDEFVRAFTDYFTARTDNTAGSQLLGRP is encoded by the coding sequence TTGGCCAGCGCTGAACTTCCCGGTCCTGATTCGCTGCTGCGTCGCACGCTGGGGGAGTGGCGGATCGGGTTGGTGGCGTGGCGGTTGTTGGTTCTCCAGACCGCGGATCCGGCGGTCGCGGCCGGGATGGCCCACTTTTCGACCTACCGTGCGCACCCGTGGCGGCGTATCGAGCACACCATGGACAGCGGGAGGCGGCTGTTCTTCTCCGACCGTGAGGGGCTGCGCCGTGAGGTGGCCCGTCTGGAGCGTACGCACCGCCGTCTGGTCGGGACCGACGAGCAGGGCAGGCCGTTCACCGCGCTGGATCCGGCGGTGCGGGTGTGGGTGCTGGTCACCTTGTACGAGTGCATGACGGCGATGCGGGAACTGTCCGGACGCCCGCTGGCGGCCGCTGAGCTGGAGCAGATGTACGGCGAATTCCGTGCGGTGTGCGACGAGTTCGGGCTCTCCGGTGACCTGCTCCCGGCCACGGCGGCGGATGTGCCCGCGTATGTGGACCGCACGATCCGTGAGCGCCTCGAATACAGCGAACCCGTGCGCTACCTGCTCTTCGACATGCTGCGTGAAGCGCCCGCGCCCCGCCGCCTCGGTCGCCTGAAGCCGGCCTGGCCGCTCATGCGCACCGTGGCCGCCCGCACGATCGGCGCGCTGACCGTCGCGGACCTGCCGGAAGCCTTCCGCGAGCGCTTCGGCCTGCGCCGCACCCGACGTGCGGCCCTGCTGTCCTTCGTCCTGCACCGTGGGATGCGCGTGCTGACGAACGTGCTGCCCGAGCACCGCCGCTACCGCACCCCGCCGGCCGGCAACTCCTCGGCCCCGCGGCCCTCCACCGCCGCCACCGACCGTCCTTCGCCGCCGGAGGCGAGCCCGGTCCGGATTCCCGGACCGCGCCGCCGCAGGGGTGCCGATTCCCGTCCGGCACGTCTGCGGACCTTCTTCCACCAGGTCCTCGACCAGACCGGCGACGGCCGCATCAGCTCGGCCGATCTGCAGGCCATGGCGCACAACGTGTGCTGGCCGCTCGAACTCGGCCCCGAGCGCGAAGCCCGCGTCTATGCCGCCTTCGAGACCTGGTGGCAGCACCTGCGGAAGGGCATGGACGCCGACGGCGACGGAGAGGTGAGCTGCGAGGAGTTCGTCACCGCCATGCTGACCGGGATCGACGCCGGACCGGGCTATCTGGAACAGGGGCTGCATGTCGCGGTGCGGGCGATCTTCCACGCCGCGGACGCCGACGGCAGCGGACACCTGTGTGCCGATGAGTACCGCACGATCTTCGGCGGCTCCCGGGTGCACCCGGCCGAGCTCAACCACGGCTTCCGCCAGCTCGACCACGATGGCGACGGCCGCATCACCGAAGACGAATTCGTCCGGGCCTTCACCGACTACTTCACCGCCCGCACCGACAACACCGCCGGCAGCCAGCTCCTCGGACGCCCGTAG
- a CDS encoding PucR family transcriptional regulator produces the protein MSQRSASPAEAPEPGENIHEQVVRMATRLEPRINHLARLVVERQRAEVPGFDRLPDDMRDLEIASAARHTFRGFLRGVRGLADTDAAVLRERATQRAAEGVPLTGLLRAYHVGAEVVADALSAAARPGEEAALLWLTRRLFTTVNSLAEQAAEAYLLGLADQQAAGRELAAALLRGDAPQEVAARCGLPLEPGYLVLSVRAPTAQEPVAARRLLHQVLVRLAPAADGRALSLPNGQGGHILLPVGTPHADLVRHLSTGLSRPVIAGAALAATPEDVPAAAEQAHRIAAIARSPGVHRLQDVLLDYHLAGSKDSADELAALLDPLDGHAGLLEAVAAFLDCDLDRRRTARALSVHPNTVDNRLARAAQLTGLDPHTTHGIQLFGAALTLRRLAEDPAVPG, from the coding sequence GTGTCACAACGCAGCGCATCGCCGGCCGAGGCCCCGGAACCGGGCGAGAACATCCACGAGCAGGTGGTCCGGATGGCCACCCGCCTCGAACCCCGGATCAACCACCTGGCCAGACTGGTCGTCGAGCGCCAGCGGGCCGAGGTCCCCGGCTTCGACCGCCTCCCCGACGACATGCGGGATCTGGAGATCGCCTCGGCCGCCCGCCACACCTTCCGCGGTTTCCTCCGCGGCGTGCGGGGCCTCGCGGACACCGACGCCGCGGTGCTCCGGGAACGCGCCACCCAGCGCGCCGCGGAAGGCGTCCCCCTGACCGGGCTGCTCAGGGCGTACCACGTCGGCGCCGAGGTGGTGGCGGACGCGCTGTCGGCCGCCGCCCGCCCCGGGGAGGAGGCCGCCCTGCTGTGGCTCACCCGCCGGCTGTTCACCACGGTCAACTCCCTGGCCGAGCAGGCTGCCGAGGCGTACCTGCTGGGGCTGGCCGACCAGCAGGCGGCAGGACGGGAGCTGGCCGCGGCACTGCTCCGCGGTGACGCGCCGCAGGAGGTGGCCGCCCGGTGCGGACTGCCACTCGAACCCGGCTACCTCGTCCTCAGCGTCCGCGCCCCGACGGCGCAGGAGCCGGTGGCCGCGCGGCGACTCCTCCACCAGGTCCTGGTCCGTCTGGCACCCGCCGCGGACGGCCGAGCACTCAGCCTGCCGAACGGACAGGGCGGCCACATCCTGCTCCCCGTCGGCACACCCCACGCCGACCTCGTCCGGCACCTGTCCACCGGCCTGTCCCGCCCGGTGATCGCGGGAGCCGCCCTCGCGGCCACGCCGGAGGACGTCCCCGCGGCCGCCGAACAGGCCCACCGGATCGCCGCCATCGCCCGCTCCCCCGGCGTGCACCGGCTCCAGGACGTACTGCTCGACTACCATCTGGCCGGCTCCAAGGACAGCGCCGACGAACTGGCCGCGCTTCTCGACCCGTTGGACGGCCACGCAGGTCTGCTCGAGGCCGTCGCCGCCTTCCTCGACTGCGACCTCGACCGACGCCGTACGGCCCGGGCACTCAGCGTCCACCCCAACACCGTCGACAACCGCCTCGCCCGAGCCGCCCAGCTCACCGGTCTGGACCCGCACACCACACACGGCATACAGCTCTTCGGCGCTGCCCTCACCCTCCGCCGACTCGCCGAGGACCCTGCTGTTCCGGGATGA
- a CDS encoding DUF1254 domain-containing protein has product MNTTRRLRRWGAAAGAGVAMLALSAPPVTAAQASTAHPAPAPATTADAVKAYVYGYPLVLARATEQASTNVRKPDPATLRAPVNQFVKADRAPGPEFHTVVAPNVDTLYTSAWLDLKKGPVVLHVPDTKGRYFMMPMLNAWTDVFASPGTRTTGSSAGDFALTGPGWHGRLPAGVKQIKSPTRTAWILGRTQFDGPSDLPAVKDLVRHYTLTPLRDYGHHHTPPPGHVDPNVPTTSPAARVAGMDAQTFFSQLASSMATNPPAKKDARMVATLARLGIVPGRPFDIDAKGPATAEALRQAVPAAQKRIRAALATSGNDVNGWRVSLNLGDYGTDYLLRATTAWQGLGANLPQDAVYPIVRTDSRGRPLTGAKRYVLHFTPGQTPPVKAFWSLTMYDPDGFLVRNPIHRYEVGHAVKPARNPDGSTDIYLQHDAPAGKKSNWLPAPSGRFSMILRMYRPKSSVLDGTWSPPAVTMIS; this is encoded by the coding sequence ATGAACACAACGCGACGACTCCGCCGCTGGGGTGCCGCCGCCGGTGCGGGGGTGGCCATGCTCGCCCTGTCCGCCCCGCCGGTGACAGCAGCCCAGGCGAGCACGGCACACCCCGCGCCCGCGCCCGCCACCACCGCCGACGCGGTCAAGGCCTACGTCTACGGCTATCCGCTGGTCCTGGCGCGCGCCACCGAGCAGGCGTCCACCAACGTCCGCAAGCCCGATCCGGCGACCCTGCGGGCACCGGTGAACCAGTTCGTCAAGGCGGACAGAGCTCCCGGCCCGGAGTTCCACACCGTGGTGGCCCCGAACGTCGACACCCTGTACACCTCGGCGTGGCTGGACCTGAAGAAGGGGCCGGTCGTGCTCCATGTGCCGGACACCAAGGGCCGGTACTTCATGATGCCCATGCTCAACGCCTGGACCGACGTCTTCGCCTCCCCGGGAACCCGCACCACCGGCAGCTCGGCCGGCGACTTCGCCCTCACCGGCCCCGGCTGGCACGGCCGGCTGCCCGCCGGAGTCAAGCAGATCAAGTCGCCGACCCGGACCGCGTGGATCCTCGGCCGGACGCAGTTCGACGGCCCCTCCGACCTGCCCGCGGTCAAGGACCTGGTGCGCCACTACACCCTCACACCGCTCCGCGACTACGGCCACCACCACACCCCGCCGCCGGGTCACGTCGACCCGAACGTCCCCACCACCTCGCCGGCCGCCCGCGTCGCCGGCATGGACGCGCAGACCTTCTTCTCCCAACTCGCCTCGTCCATGGCCACCAACCCGCCCGCGAAGAAGGACGCTCGTATGGTGGCCACCCTGGCCCGTCTGGGCATCGTCCCCGGCAGGCCGTTCGACATCGACGCCAAGGGTCCTGCCACGGCAGAGGCCCTGCGCCAGGCCGTACCCGCGGCCCAGAAGCGGATCCGGGCCGCGCTCGCCACGTCCGGGAACGACGTGAACGGCTGGCGCGTCTCGCTCAACCTGGGCGACTACGGCACCGACTACCTGCTGCGCGCGACAACCGCCTGGCAAGGGCTCGGCGCCAACCTCCCGCAGGACGCCGTCTACCCGATCGTCCGCACCGACAGCCGGGGCAGGCCGCTGACCGGAGCCAAGCGGTACGTCCTTCACTTCACCCCCGGGCAGACCCCGCCGGTGAAGGCCTTCTGGTCCCTCACGATGTACGACCCGGACGGCTTCCTGGTGCGCAACCCGATCCACCGCTACGAGGTCGGCCACGCCGTCAAGCCGGCCCGCAACCCCGACGGATCCACGGACATCTACCTCCAGCACGACGCCCCGGCAGGCAAGAAGTCCAACTGGCTGCCCGCACCGAGCGGCCGGTTCTCCATGATCCTTCGTATGTACCGGCCCAAGTCCAGTGTCCTCGACGGCACCTGGTCCCCGCCCGCGGTCACCATGATCAGCTGA
- the rpmF gene encoding 50S ribosomal protein L32, producing the protein MAVPKRKMSRSNTRHRRAQWKASTPDLAPVYVGGVEYQVPRRLARAYERGLLPLPGK; encoded by the coding sequence GTGGCCGTTCCCAAGCGCAAGATGTCCCGCAGCAACACCCGCCACCGCCGCGCGCAGTGGAAGGCGAGCACCCCCGACCTCGCCCCGGTCTACGTCGGCGGGGTCGAGTACCAGGTGCCGCGTCGTCTGGCGCGCGCCTATGAGCGTGGGCTGCTGCCGCTCCCTGGGAAGTGA
- a CDS encoding GTP-binding protein encodes MDRSLPVTVLSGFLGAGKTTLLNHVLNNRAGLRVAVIVNDMSEVNIDAALVRDGGAELSRTEERLVEMTNGCICCTLRDDLLEEVDRLARAGRFDYLLIESSGISEPMPVAATFSFARDDGAMLADVADLDTMVTVVDAANFLPELARGDELTERGLDQYEDDERTVSDLLMDQVEFADVIVLNKLDLVGEDETDRLKATLARLNPSAHIVPVRHGQVDPIEILGTGRFDVEKAQQAPGWVAELNGDHVPETEEYGISSLVFRAEQYFHPERLWRFVAEELDSGAYGGILRSKGFFRLATRPAVTGLWSQAGVVARFEPAGVRSGEQQAQELVFIGTALRREALAERLAACLLRDGEIAAGLGDPFPSWETYGIDDACEHEQGREAVPTG; translated from the coding sequence ATCGACCGCTCTCTGCCCGTCACCGTGCTCTCCGGATTCCTTGGGGCCGGCAAGACCACGCTGCTCAATCACGTCCTGAACAACCGCGCGGGGCTTCGCGTGGCGGTGATCGTGAACGACATGAGCGAGGTCAATATCGATGCGGCGCTGGTGCGCGACGGGGGAGCGGAGCTGTCGCGTACCGAGGAGCGGCTGGTGGAGATGACCAACGGCTGCATCTGCTGCACGCTGCGGGATGACCTGCTGGAGGAGGTGGACAGGCTCGCTCGCGCGGGCCGGTTCGACTACTTGCTCATTGAGTCCAGCGGCATCTCCGAGCCCATGCCGGTGGCGGCCACGTTCTCGTTCGCCCGCGACGACGGCGCGATGCTCGCGGACGTCGCGGACCTGGACACCATGGTCACAGTCGTCGACGCCGCCAACTTCCTCCCCGAGCTGGCGCGTGGCGACGAACTGACGGAGCGCGGTCTTGACCAGTATGAGGACGACGAACGCACGGTCAGTGACCTGCTGATGGACCAGGTCGAATTCGCCGACGTGATCGTGCTCAACAAGCTCGACCTCGTCGGCGAGGACGAGACGGACCGGCTCAAGGCCACCCTGGCCCGCCTCAACCCCTCGGCCCACATCGTGCCCGTCCGCCACGGGCAGGTGGACCCGATCGAGATCCTCGGCACCGGCCGGTTCGACGTGGAGAAGGCCCAGCAGGCCCCGGGCTGGGTCGCCGAACTCAACGGAGACCACGTCCCGGAGACCGAGGAGTACGGGATCTCCAGCCTCGTCTTCCGCGCCGAACAGTACTTCCACCCCGAGCGGTTGTGGCGGTTCGTCGCCGAGGAGTTGGACAGCGGGGCGTACGGCGGCATCTTGCGCTCCAAGGGCTTCTTCCGGCTCGCGACGCGGCCCGCCGTCACCGGGCTGTGGTCCCAGGCCGGCGTCGTCGCCCGCTTCGAGCCCGCCGGCGTCCGCAGTGGCGAACAGCAGGCGCAGGAGCTGGTTTTCATCGGCACCGCCCTGCGCAGGGAGGCCCTGGCCGAACGGCTCGCCGCCTGCCTCCTGCGGGACGGCGAGATCGCCGCCGGGCTGGGCGATCCGTTCCCGTCCTGGGAGACGTACGGCATCGACGATGCATGCGAGCACGAGCAGGGCCGCGAGGCCGTCCCCACTGGCTGA
- the rpsN gene encoding 30S ribosomal protein S14, translating into MAKKSKIAKNEQRRGIVARYAERRAELKAIIANPGTSDDARAAAQQELRRQPRDASATRVRNRDAVDGRPRGHLRTFGLSRIRVREMAHAGELPGVTKSSW; encoded by the coding sequence ATGGCGAAGAAGAGCAAGATCGCCAAGAATGAACAGCGGCGCGGGATCGTCGCCCGGTACGCCGAGCGCCGCGCCGAGCTGAAGGCGATCATCGCCAATCCGGGGACGTCCGACGACGCGCGCGCGGCCGCACAGCAGGAGCTGCGCCGTCAGCCGCGCGACGCCAGCGCCACCCGGGTCCGCAACCGCGACGCGGTCGACGGACGCCCCCGCGGCCACCTGCGCACCTTCGGCCTCTCCCGCATTCGTGTACGCGAAATGGCACACGCGGGCGAGCTCCCCGGCGTCACCAAGAGCAGTTGGTGA
- the rpmB gene encoding 50S ribosomal protein L28, with translation MSAHCQLTGRQPGFGNNISHSHRRTKRRFDPNIQHKRYWLPSENRYVRLTLSTKGIKTVDTIGIEAAVARIRNQGGKI, from the coding sequence ATGTCCGCCCACTGCCAACTCACCGGCCGGCAACCCGGCTTCGGCAACAACATCTCCCACTCACACCGCCGCACCAAGCGCCGGTTCGACCCCAACATCCAGCACAAGCGCTACTGGCTGCCGAGCGAGAACCGCTACGTCCGGCTCACGCTCAGCACCAAGGGCATCAAGACCGTCGACACGATCGGCATCGAGGCCGCCGTGGCCCGTATCCGTAACCAGGGAGGAAAGATCTGA
- the rpmG gene encoding 50S ribosomal protein L33 yields MARNELRPIIKLRSTAGTGYTYVTRKNRRNDPDRLTLRKYDPVVGRHVDFREER; encoded by the coding sequence ATGGCTCGTAACGAACTGCGTCCGATCATCAAGCTGCGGTCCACGGCCGGGACTGGCTACACGTACGTGACCCGCAAGAACCGCCGAAATGACCCGGATCGCCTGACCCTGCGCAAGTACGACCCCGTCGTCGGTCGTCACGTCGATTTCCGCGAGGAGCGCTGA
- a CDS encoding type B 50S ribosomal protein L31, protein MKPGIHPEYRPVVFRDSAGDFAFLTRSTATSDKTMEWEDGNTYPVIDVEISSASHPFYTGTQRVLDTAGRVERFQRRYGRGER, encoded by the coding sequence ATGAAGCCCGGAATCCACCCCGAATACCGGCCCGTCGTCTTCCGTGACAGCGCCGGAGACTTCGCCTTCCTCACCCGCTCCACCGCCACCAGCGACAAGACGATGGAATGGGAGGACGGCAACACCTACCCCGTCATCGACGTCGAGATCTCCTCGGCGAGCCACCCGTTCTACACCGGTACCCAGCGCGTGCTGGACACCGCGGGCCGTGTTGAGCGCTTCCAGCGCCGGTATGGGCGGGGGGAACGGTGA
- a CDS encoding GTP-binding protein — protein MSPAERRLPVVIVGGLCEGARRAAVGDLLHSVPGTVVLHHDLSSGSESSVHRTIRDNTGPVDSGHTPLVNDCACCALREDLVPELVRLADAGTYRLAVVELWDSVEPQAMAAVVAAESESLELTGVATAVDPALVLPYLSNGDDLAEAGLAAAPADQRTVADTFARQIEYPTVLALAPGDETADDADLALLAQLTPAAQRLWVGEGILGPALMAGFDVEAAAARQHPACALLPQEADEHGVDTLVWRRERPFHPGRLHAALEDLVCAAARIRGRFWLADRPDTLLSWDAAGGALCVESAGPWLAALPDAAWEMVPAERRVAASLDWHPEHGDRCQHLTFTCPGLDRDNLLALLDSCLLTDAEYAAGPQSWRELSHAFDELLDPVA, from the coding sequence GTGAGCCCGGCCGAGCGCCGGCTGCCGGTGGTGATCGTCGGCGGGCTGTGCGAAGGCGCCCGCCGCGCCGCGGTGGGGGACCTCCTGCACTCGGTGCCCGGGACCGTGGTGCTGCACCACGACCTGTCGTCCGGGTCCGAAAGCTCGGTCCACCGCACCATTCGCGACAACACCGGCCCGGTCGACAGCGGTCACACCCCTCTGGTCAACGACTGCGCGTGCTGTGCGCTGCGCGAGGACCTGGTCCCCGAACTGGTGCGGCTGGCCGACGCCGGAACGTACCGCCTGGCCGTCGTCGAGCTGTGGGACTCGGTCGAGCCGCAGGCCATGGCCGCCGTCGTCGCTGCCGAGAGCGAATCGCTGGAGCTGACCGGGGTGGCCACCGCGGTCGACCCCGCGCTCGTCTTGCCGTACCTGTCGAACGGGGACGACTTGGCTGAGGCCGGTCTCGCGGCCGCTCCCGCCGATCAGCGCACGGTCGCCGACACCTTCGCCCGGCAGATCGAATACCCCACGGTGCTCGCCCTCGCCCCAGGCGACGAAACGGCGGACGACGCCGACCTCGCACTGCTCGCCCAACTCACCCCGGCCGCACAGCGTTTGTGGGTCGGCGAGGGCATACTCGGCCCGGCCCTGATGGCCGGATTCGACGTCGAGGCGGCGGCCGCCCGGCAGCACCCGGCGTGCGCGCTGCTGCCGCAGGAGGCCGACGAACACGGGGTCGACACCCTCGTATGGCGGCGGGAACGGCCCTTCCACCCGGGGCGGCTCCACGCGGCCCTGGAGGATCTGGTCTGCGCCGCCGCTCGCATCCGGGGCCGGTTCTGGCTGGCCGACCGGCCCGACACGCTGCTGTCGTGGGACGCTGCCGGCGGCGCGCTGTGCGTGGAATCGGCGGGCCCTTGGCTTGCCGCGCTGCCGGACGCCGCCTGGGAAATGGTGCCCGCCGAACGCCGCGTCGCCGCCTCCCTCGACTGGCACCCCGAACACGGCGACCGGTGCCAGCACCTCACCTTCACCTGTCCCGGCCTCGACCGCGACAACCTGCTGGCCCTGCTGGACTCGTGCCTGCTCACCGATGCCGAGTACGCGGCCGGGCCGCAGTCCTGGAGAGAGCTGTCGCACGCCTTCGACGAACTGCTCGACCCCGTCGCCTGA
- the rpsR gene encoding 30S ribosomal protein S18, with amino-acid sequence MPRHPHLKNKPAKRKVNPLDAAGITYVDYKDTDLLRKFISDRGKIRSRRVTNVTRQQQRQVASAVKNAREMALIPYASR; translated from the coding sequence ATGCCCCGTCACCCCCATCTCAAGAACAAGCCCGCCAAGCGGAAGGTCAATCCGCTGGACGCCGCCGGCATCACCTACGTCGACTACAAGGACACCGACCTGCTGCGGAAGTTCATCTCCGACCGCGGCAAGATCCGCAGCCGCCGGGTGACCAACGTGACCAGGCAGCAGCAGCGGCAGGTAGCCAGCGCCGTCAAGAACGCTCGCGAGATGGCCCTCATCCCCTACGCCTCCCGATAG
- a CDS encoding Ku protein has product MLNDSDLADLPLPGVKTIEVLGFLPSDQIDPVAWDRSYFLGVEEAGARPYRLLRTR; this is encoded by the coding sequence GTGCTGAACGACAGCGATCTCGCGGATCTGCCCCTTCCCGGCGTGAAGACGATCGAGGTGCTCGGCTTCCTGCCGTCAGACCAGATCGACCCCGTCGCATGGGACAGGTCGTACTTCCTGGGCGTCGAGGAAGCCGGCGCCCGCCCGTACCGGTTGTTGCGGACGCGATGA
- a CDS encoding site-specific integrase, which translates to MQALPVRVPSGSTYWTVLDDELRVVAEADAFLRELRFGRSRAVETTKSYAGGIVLYLRWCRDTRREWRTAARDLGLFMLWLKWNPGGDESVRVVVPGPGSKQVRRESRINKVLTSVRGFLVHAVISKKAPAWVMELLYELGDDRDLPAQARGESEGMRYRLRARHRLQEPETAVDRASDQEIVAMFGACRSARDRLIVLLLGRAGLRRGQAAGLRRSDMHLLMDSRALGCAVEGAHVHVVRRENPNRAYSKSRKAFVLPVDFLVVQALDLYMMERHDVLGSGGSDFLLVNLFRQPLGSPVTPEACRSEADRQACDGAASTHP; encoded by the coding sequence ATGCAGGCGCTGCCCGTGCGGGTGCCTTCAGGAAGTACGTACTGGACGGTTCTGGACGACGAACTACGCGTGGTCGCGGAGGCGGATGCGTTCCTGCGCGAGCTGCGCTTTGGGCGGAGCCGCGCGGTCGAGACCACGAAGTCCTACGCCGGTGGGATCGTGTTGTATCTGCGGTGGTGCCGGGACACTCGCCGGGAATGGCGTACGGCGGCCCGCGACCTGGGGCTGTTCATGCTGTGGCTGAAGTGGAATCCGGGCGGCGATGAGTCGGTGCGCGTGGTCGTGCCGGGGCCGGGCTCGAAGCAGGTGCGGCGTGAGAGCCGGATCAACAAGGTCCTGACCTCCGTGCGGGGATTTTTGGTGCACGCGGTGATCTCGAAGAAGGCCCCGGCGTGGGTGATGGAACTCCTCTACGAGCTGGGGGATGACCGGGATCTCCCTGCGCAGGCGCGTGGGGAAAGCGAGGGGATGCGCTACCGGCTGCGGGCCCGGCACCGGCTCCAGGAACCGGAGACCGCTGTCGACCGCGCCTCGGACCAGGAGATCGTCGCGATGTTCGGGGCCTGCCGCTCGGCCCGGGACCGGCTGATCGTCCTGCTGTTGGGACGGGCGGGGCTGCGGCGTGGGCAGGCGGCCGGCCTTCGCCGATCGGACATGCATTTGCTGATGGACTCCCGGGCCCTGGGCTGCGCGGTGGAAGGCGCCCACGTGCATGTCGTGCGCCGGGAGAACCCGAACCGGGCGTACTCGAAGTCACGCAAGGCGTTCGTGCTGCCGGTGGACTTCCTGGTGGTGCAGGCGCTCGACCTGTACATGATGGAGCGTCACGACGTGCTGGGCTCGGGCGGCAGCGACTTCCTGCTGGTCAACCTGTTCCGGCAGCCGCTGGGCTCGCCGGTCACTCCCGAGGCCTGTCGTTCCGAAGCTGATCGGCAAGCCTGCGATGGAGCAGCGTCAACCCATCCATGA